A genome region from Nicotiana tabacum cultivar K326 chromosome 13, ASM71507v2, whole genome shotgun sequence includes the following:
- the LOC107816690 gene encoding annexin-like protein RJ4 gives MATLICPEDHSPVADAEAIRKACKGWGTDEKALISILGHRTATQRKIIRKTYEEMYNEELVKRLESELSGHFEKAVYRWMLDPEERDAVILNVAIKEKPILDYTSIIELSCIYSPQELLAVKRAYQTRYKHSVEEDLALHSTGELRKLLVFLVGIYRYAGDEIDARLAKSEADIMCNAIKSNDFNHEEIVRIITTRSKTQLRATLNRYKDDNGSSLTKYLRDDEAKAANAFLGALRTTIRCIINDPQQYYEKVIRRALMKSGTDEESVTRVIVSRAEKDLEIIKELFYKRNSVTLCHAVSKHTSGDYKSFLVALLGNQNIHL, from the exons ATGGCTACCCTCATTTGCCCTGAAGACCATTCTCCTGTGGCTGATGCAGAGGCTATTAGGAAGGCCTGTAAAG GCTGGGGAACGGATGAGAAGGCCCTAATATCAATACTTGGGCATAGAACTGCAACACAGAGGAAGATAATAAGGAAAACATATGAGGAGATGTACAATGAAGAACTTGTGAAGCGACTTGAATCTGAGTTGTCTGGACACTTTGAG AAAGCAGTGTATAGATGGATGCTGGATCCAGAAGAGAGGGATGCAGTTATACTGAATGTTGCAATAAAAGAGAAACCAATCCTAGATTACACTTCCATTATAGAGTTGTCATGCATCTATTCCCCTCAAGAGTTGTTGGCTGTGAAGCGTGCATATCAAACTCGCTACAAGCATTCTGTTGAAGAGGACTTAGCTCTACATTCCACTGGTGAACTCCGCAAG CTTTTGGTTTTCCTAGTGGGAATATACAGGTATGCTGGTGATGAGATAGATGCAAGATTAGCTAAATCTGAGGCTGACATCATGTGCAATGCAATAAAAAGCAACGACTTTAATCATGAAGAGATAGTTAGAATAATTACTACAAGGAGCAAGACTCAACTCAGAGCAACTCTAAACCGCTACAAGGATGACAATGGCTCTTCACTAACCAAG taCTTGAGGGACGACGAGGCAAAGGCAGCTAATGCTTTCTTAGGAGCGCTGCGAACGACAATCCGATGCATTATTAATGACCCGCAGCAATACTATGAAAAG GTAATTCGGCGTGCCCTAATGAAGTCAGGGACAGATGAGGAATCGGTGACAAGAGTGATAGTGAGCAGGGCGGAGAAGGACTTGGAGATTATTAAAGAGCTTTTCTACAAGAGGAACAGTGTCACTCTTTGTCATGCCGTCTCTAAGCACACTTCTGGGGATTATAAGTCTTTCCTTGTTGCTCTCTTGGGAAACCAAAACATCCATCTTTGA